In the genome of Meiothermus sp. Pnk-1, the window AATCCGTACTTCGTACCCTTCGCGCTCGGCTTTTTTGGCCAACGTGCCGATTACGTCATCCGCCTCGTAACCGGGAACCTCGAGCCGCCGGAGCCCCATCAGCTCGACGATCTCCTTGATCTTTTGAATCTGCCCCGGCAGGTCGTCGGGGGTGGGGGCCCGGCCGGCCTTGTAGGCTTCGAAGTTGTCGTGGCGAAAGGTCCGGGTGGGCGGATCAAAGACCACGATGACGCAGTGGCCGTCCTCCCTCAAAAGCTTGAGCAGGGTACGAATAAAACCGAAAATGGCCTGCACCCCCTCACCCCGGGAGGTGGTGAGGCGCTCGAGGGCGAAGTAGTTGCGATAGGCTAGGTGGTGACCGTCAATCAACACCACCCGCTCGGGACGGGGTAGATCCTTTTTTTTCTCCGGCTGGGTATCGGGTTCGAATAAGCTTTGCTGCTGCACCTGCCCATTGTACCCGCTTCGTTTTGCCATGAACAGAACGGGGGCCCACACCACCAGCTCCTACCCAAGGGATCTGGCCACGATCCCCCGCGTCTGGGGCATCGGCGTAGGCTACCCGCGCACTAAACCAGCCGGCGGATGGCGGCCCTTCCCCTCGTCCCGTCTACCACAGCCTGGCGGAACTCTTCGAGCCTAGCCTCCTCAACGAGGATCTCGACCTCTAGCCCGGCCTCGCTGTAGGTTTCCAAGACTGGGGCCAAACTCCAACGCTCGAGCAACCCGTACACCTGCCCCGCCATCTCAAAAGGGACCCCAAGCCGTAACCGCACCAGCGGTACGACCTCGCGTTTGCGGGCCTGGCGCAGGCATTCCGCCGCAACCCCGCCATAAGCCCGCACCAGCCCCCCCGCTCCCAGCTTGACCCCGCCGAAGTAGCGGGTCACCACCACCATCACCCCGTCTAATCCTTGCCCGTCAATGGCCCGCAGGATGGGCTGGCCGGCAGTCCCACCCGGCTCGCCGTCGTCACAGAAGCGGTAGCGCAGCCCGATCCGGTAGGCCCAGCAGTTGTGGGTGGCCTCGGGTTCCGCAACGGCCTTCAAGAACCCGAGCGCCTCCTCCGGGCTTTCCACCGGTGCCGCCTTGACGATGAACCGGCTCCTCTGGATGTGCTGGGCAAAAGTACAGGGTTCGGCCAGGGTGATCCTCATCTCGCCTCCAACCCTCCCTGAACTGCCCGGTACATTTCGGAAACATTCGGCTCGTGCCCCGTCCAGAGTTCGAAGGCCAGAGCTCCCTGCCAGACCAACATGGGCAGGCCGCCCAAGGTCCGCAGGCCCTTGGCCTGGGCATCTCGCAACAGTTTAGTGACCGGAGGATTATAGACGATGTCCACCACGACTCCAGACTCAGGCAGCAACCCCTCGGGTAGGGGCGAAGTCTGCGGGTCTTTTAGCCCCACGCTGGTGGTGTTGACGAGCAGGTCGCACTCCCGCACCGCCCCTTCGAGCGAGAACTCCGGCACGAACATCACCCCGAACTCCTCGGCGAGTTCCATGGCCCGGGCGGGGGTGCGGTTGCGAATCCAGATCTCCGCCGCGTGGGGTTTGAGCGCAAAGGCGATCCCCCGGGCTGCCCCACCGGCCCCTAGGATCAACACCCGCTTCCCTCGGTACTCGACCCCAGCCTCCTCGAGGCCCCGCAAGAATCCCGCAGCATCGGTGTTGTGGCCGATCAACCGGCCAGATTCGTTGACCACAGTATTGACCGCGCCGATTGCCCTTGCCTCCGGCGAGAGGCCATCCAGGTGGGGAATGACATGTTCCTTGTGAGGAACCGTCACATTAACCCCGCGAAACTCCCGACGCACCTGAACGAGCCGCTCAGAGAGCCGTTCAAGGGGGGTCTCGAGTAGCTCGTAGGTTCCCGGTAGGCCCAGCCCACGCAAAGCAGCCTGGTGCATCGCCGGAGACAGCGAATGAGAAAGGGGGAAACCGATCAGGCCAAGGCGGATGCTCACGTTCATTAACCCTACCAGAGAAATCCCCAAATCAGGCCGAGCACGCCAAACACGGGGTTGCCACGCGTCACAAGGGGTCATCCTTTGGCGGCATCGTTCCGAAAAGCACGCCAATCTGGCCTCAGCGCTGCCGTAAGGAAAGGCCCAAGTCTACTTGTTTTTACACTCTCGCGGTGGGCTTCCGCATAAGATATACATGGTGAAACGACTTCTGTTCGTTTGGATGGCACTCCTAAGTTTGGGGTTGGCCAAAACTTACGTCATCCCCATTGAGGGCGCTATCGATTTGCCGCTGGCGACCTTCCTCGAGCAGTCCTTAGACCACGCCGAGCGCGAGGGGGCCAGCGGGGTGGTGCTGTACATAGACACCCCCGGAGGGCGGGTGGATGCGGCCATGCGCATGTCCGACCGCATCCTGGCCTCGCCCCTACCCACCTTCGCGGTGGTGCAAAACGCCTTCTCGGCCGGGGCCCTCATCTCGCTCTCGGCCCAGCAGATCGCCATGCTGCCGGGCTCGGAAATCGGAGCGGCCTTGCCCATCCAAGTCACGCCGGTGACCAACACCGCCTCCCCCACCGACCGCAAAGTGATCTCGGCCCTACGGGGCAAATTCCGGGCGGTAGCCGAGGCTCGAGGACGGCCGGTGAACCTGGCCGAGGCCATGGTGGACCCCGAGGTCGCGGTGCCAGGGCTCAAAACCCAAGATGAGCCCCTGACCCTCTCCGCACAAAAGGCCGTCGAGCTGAAGGTGGCCGATTTCCAAGCCGCGAGCCTGCAAGATGCGCTCACCAAAGCAGGGTTCAACCCCCAAATCGAGCGCCTCGAGCCGGGGACCCGGGTCCAGGTCGCCCGCTTTTTGACTGCTCCTACGGTTGCCGCGATCCTGCTGGCCGTCGGAGTCTTGGGGTTGGTCTTAGAGTTTTTCACCCCCGGCACCTTCATCCCCGCCACGGTAGGCCTCCTCGCTTTGGGGCTTTACTTCACCGGCAGCGTGCTGGCCGGCTCGAGCGGGGTAGTGGAGGTGTTGCTGTTCTTCGGCGGCCTGCTCCTGCTGGCCTTTGAGCTATTCATCGCCCCCGGCTTCGGCCTTCCCGGTGTGATTGGAATCGGTCTACTGATAGCTTCGGTGTACCTCACCTTCGGCTCGGAATCGCTGACGGTAGGGGCCTACTCCATCGTAATCTTGGGGATAGGGCTGTTCTTGATCTTCCGCTTCGTGCCCCGCACCCGGGTAGCCAAGGCTTTTGTGCTCGAGAGCTCGATTGACCAGACCGCCCCGCCGCGCAACGAGCTGGAGGCTT includes:
- a CDS encoding YigZ family protein — encoded protein: MRITLAEPCTFAQHIQRSRFIVKAAPVESPEEALGFLKAVAEPEATHNCWAYRIGLRYRFCDDGEPGGTAGQPILRAIDGQGLDGVMVVVTRYFGGVKLGAGGLVRAYGGVAAECLRQARKREVVPLVRLRLGVPFEMAGQVYGLLERWSLAPVLETYSEAGLEVEILVEEARLEEFRQAVVDGTRGRAAIRRLV
- a CDS encoding shikimate dehydrogenase; the encoded protein is MNVSIRLGLIGFPLSHSLSPAMHQAALRGLGLPGTYELLETPLERLSERLVQVRREFRGVNVTVPHKEHVIPHLDGLSPEARAIGAVNTVVNESGRLIGHNTDAAGFLRGLEEAGVEYRGKRVLILGAGGAARGIAFALKPHAAEIWIRNRTPARAMELAEEFGVMFVPEFSLEGAVRECDLLVNTTSVGLKDPQTSPLPEGLLPESGVVVDIVYNPPVTKLLRDAQAKGLRTLGGLPMLVWQGALAFELWTGHEPNVSEMYRAVQGGLEAR
- a CDS encoding nodulation protein NfeD: MALLSLGLAKTYVIPIEGAIDLPLATFLEQSLDHAEREGASGVVLYIDTPGGRVDAAMRMSDRILASPLPTFAVVQNAFSAGALISLSAQQIAMLPGSEIGAALPIQVTPVTNTASPTDRKVISALRGKFRAVAEARGRPVNLAEAMVDPEVAVPGLKTQDEPLTLSAQKAVELKVADFQAASLQDALTKAGFNPQIERLEPGTRVQVARFLTAPTVAAILLAVGVLGLVLEFFTPGTFIPATVGLLALGLYFTGSVLAGSSGVVEVLLFFGGLLLLAFELFIAPGFGLPGVIGIGLLIASVYLTFGSESLTVGAYSIVILGIGLFLIFRFVPRTRVAKAFVLESSIDQTAPPRNELEALVGAVGVALTDLRPAGVAQFGERRVDVVTSGEFIVRGSSIRVVQVEGPRVVVRALES